Proteins co-encoded in one Gadus morhua chromosome 6, gadMor3.0, whole genome shotgun sequence genomic window:
- the adra2b gene encoding alpha-2B adrenergic receptor — protein sequence MATTMDSGCSMELSVWNVSAAAGASVPCNQSVLSFAPYSPVATAIFATAITLMVVFTIVGNIMVIIAVLTSRSLRGPQNLFLVSLAAADILVATLIIPFSLANELLGYWYFKTLWCEIYLALDVLFCTSSIVHLCAISLDRYLSISRVTYSSQRTPKRIKAAIVVVWLISAVISFPPLLSLNKSEEGAPGSERGPQCQLNDERWYILYSTIGSFFAPCVIMILVYIRIYQIAKQRTRCPPGEPRKDGVGSATPRQPARHAHANGNDEEDSTPPSTKKTSNARPPTLAITASPSPQGSPSPPDATPNNLLHPPSPTPLTTQARPPQANSSKNKAGGKKGKKGLGRKKAENNNGDSSSTESDTEHNHSTRRGSTSMVGSPAGGGIHSPATIQRYREMIATSKGSLLAPGRKSKPETNPGAARRKAMMNREKRFTFVLAVVIGVFVVCWFPFFFSYSLLGVCPEACILPDPLFKFFFWIGYCNSCLNPVIYTIFNKDFRKAFKKILCDGTKGTFF from the coding sequence ATGGCCACAACAATGGACAGTGGCTGCTCCATGGAGCTGAGTGTCTGGAACGTCAGCGCTGCCGCCGGAGCGTCCGTGCCCTGCAACCAGAGCGTCCTGAGCTTCGCCCCCTACTCCCCGGTGGCGACGGCCATCTTCGCCACAGCCATAACCCTCATGGTGGTCTTCACCATCGTGGGCAACATCATGGTGATCATCGCGGTGCTCACCAGCCGCTCACTCCGAGGTCCGCAGAACCTGTTCCTGGTGTCGCTGGCGGCCGCCGACATCCTCGTGGCCACGCTCATCATCCCCTTCTCGCTGGCCAACGAGCTGCTGGGCTACTGGTACTTCAAGACGCTGTGGTGCGAGATCTACCTGGCGTTGGACGTGCTGTTCTGCACCTCGTCCATCGTCCACCTGTGCGCCATCTCGCTGGACCGCTACCTGTCCATCTCCCGCGTCACCTACAGCAGCCAGCGCACGCCCAAGCGCATCAAAGCCGCCATCGTGGTGGTGTGGCTGATCTCAGCCGtcatctccttccctcccctgctGTCTCTGAACAAGAGCGAGGAGGGCGCTCCCGGGAGCGAGCGGGGCCCTCAGTGCCAGCTCAACGACGAGCGCTGGTACATCCTGTATTCCACCATCGGCTCCTTCTTCGCCCCGTGCGTCATCATGATCCTGGTGTACATCAGAATCTACCAGATCGCCAAGCAGAGAACGCGGTGCCCGCCGGGAGAGCCCCGGAAAGACGGCGTGGGCAGCGCCACGCCGCGCCAACCAGCGCGCCACGCGCACGCCAACGGCAACGACGAGGAGGACAGCACGCCGCCCTCCACCAAGAAGACCTCCAACGCGAGGCCCCCGACCCTGGCGATCACCGCCTCTCCCTCCCCGCAGGGGTCCCCGTCGCCCCCCGACGCCACGCCTAACAACCTCCTGCATCCTCCCTCCCCTACCCCTCTCACGACCCAGGCCCGCCCGCCCCAGGCGAACTCCTCCAAGAACAAGGCGGGGGGGAAGAAGGGCAAGAAGGGCCTGGGGCGCAAGAAGGCAGAGAACAACAACGGCGACAGCTCCAGCACCGAGAGCGACACGGAACACAACCACAGCACGCGGCGGGGCAGCACCAGCATGGTGGGCTCCCCTGCAGGTGGGGGGATCCACTCCCCGGCGACCATCCAGCGCTACCGCGAGATGATAGCCACGTCCAAGGGGTCGCTCCTGGCGCCGGGGAGGAAGTCCAAACCGGAAACCAATCCGGGCGCGGCGAGACGCAAGGCCATGATGAACAGGGAGAAGCGCTTCACCTTCGTGCTGGCCGTGGTGATCGGCGTCTTTGTGGTCTGCTggttccccttcttcttctcgtACTCCCTGCTGGGCGTGTGCCCGGAGGCCTGCATCCTGCCCGACCCGCTCTTCAAGTTCTTCTTCTGGATCGGCTACTGCAACTCCTGCCTTAACCCGGTGATCTACACAATCTTCAACAAGGACTTTCGGAAAGCCTTCAAGAAAATACTGTGCGACGGCACCAAGGGTACATTTTTCTAG